One segment of Bradyrhizobium sp. CB2312 DNA contains the following:
- a CDS encoding NADH:flavin oxidoreductase/NADH oxidase produces MSALFSPIKLRGLTLKNRVVVSPMCQYSADDGVATDWHFTHINNLSLSGAAMFCIEATHVEAIGRITPGCLGLYSDACEAALKQILSSVRKHSSTAVAMQLAHAGRKASSARPWDGGQLIPVEHGGWQTVAPSAVPHKEGEAAPLALDASGLKRIRDAFVDSAKRAMRIGIDAIELHGAHGYLLHQFLSPISNKRTDEYGGSLQNRMRFPLEVYDAVRAVVPHDKPVGMRVSSTDWVEGGWDLAQTIEFASALKARGVDWIDASSGGVSPLQKITLGPGYQVQFAEAIKRETGLPTIAVGLITDPKQAEDIVASGKADMVALARGMLYDPRWAWHAAAELGGEVEAPPQYWRSQPSTQKALFGKTTFGAR; encoded by the coding sequence ATGAGCGCCCTGTTTTCCCCGATCAAGCTGCGCGGCCTGACGTTGAAGAACCGCGTCGTGGTGTCGCCGATGTGCCAATATTCGGCCGACGACGGCGTCGCCACTGACTGGCACTTCACCCACATCAACAATCTCAGCCTGTCGGGCGCGGCGATGTTCTGCATCGAGGCGACCCATGTCGAGGCGATCGGCCGCATCACGCCGGGCTGCCTCGGGCTCTACAGCGATGCCTGCGAGGCCGCGCTGAAGCAGATCCTCTCCTCCGTGCGCAAGCATTCCTCCACCGCGGTGGCGATGCAGCTCGCCCATGCGGGCCGCAAAGCGTCCAGCGCGCGGCCCTGGGACGGCGGCCAGCTGATCCCGGTCGAGCACGGCGGCTGGCAGACGGTGGCGCCTTCAGCGGTGCCGCACAAGGAGGGCGAGGCCGCGCCGCTGGCGCTGGATGCGAGCGGCCTCAAGCGCATCCGCGATGCCTTCGTCGACAGCGCAAAGCGCGCGATGCGCATCGGCATCGACGCGATCGAGCTGCACGGCGCGCACGGCTATCTGCTGCACCAGTTCCTCTCGCCGATCTCCAACAAGCGCACCGACGAATATGGCGGCAGCCTGCAGAACCGCATGCGCTTCCCGCTCGAGGTCTATGATGCGGTGCGCGCCGTCGTCCCGCACGACAAGCCGGTCGGCATGCGGGTGTCGTCGACCGACTGGGTCGAGGGCGGCTGGGACCTCGCGCAGACCATCGAGTTCGCGAGCGCGCTGAAGGCGCGCGGCGTCGACTGGATCGATGCCTCCTCCGGCGGCGTCTCGCCGCTGCAGAAAATTACGCTCGGCCCCGGCTATCAGGTGCAGTTCGCCGAGGCCATCAAGCGCGAGACCGGATTGCCGACCATCGCCGTCGGCCTCATCACCGATCCGAAGCAGGCGGAGGACATCGTCGCGTCCGGCAAGGCCGACATGGTCGCGCTCGCCCGCGGCATGCTCTACGACCCGCGCTGGGCCTGGCACGCCGCCGCCGAACTTGGCGGCGAGGTCGAAGCCCCGCCGCAATATTGGCGCTCGCAGCCCTCGACGCAGAAGGCGCTGTTCGGCAAGACGACGTTCGGCGCGCGGTGA
- a CDS encoding DUF2235 domain-containing protein — protein sequence MEHAHDTDRKPGSKNLVICCDGTGNEISENISNVLKLYRCLRKTDKTQPRQMVFYDPGVGTVTEPTTWHRWKANINLVLGLATGYGLDDNVLSAYCFLIEHYAPGDHIYLFGFSRGAYTVRVLAGLIHKIGLISPEQANLAGSGMVAYKQYSGTGRGNEVEDLRDVAVDDQGPLPQGKFDLAAQFARITSTRWPTIHFIGVWDTVASVIVPRRDNLFFVFSLEELAFTRRNPSVNIFRQAIAIDERRRMFRLNKYVEPQDFWSNRYVPDEKKVPQDILQVWFAGVHCDVGGGYAEAESGESKYPLIWMIAEAEKAGLKFNPRTVNQLAWGIQRKNSPFQYVAPAYAGKTGELHNSMNAAWRVLEYLPKRAKYKEWPDRTVVLGFYIPDCEPRLIPEGAHVHESVLKRMAAEPDYRPVNLPKEYVTVPMPVPPHTDAPAEEHVA from the coding sequence GTGGAGCACGCGCACGACACCGACCGCAAACCCGGCTCGAAAAACCTCGTCATCTGCTGTGACGGCACCGGCAACGAGATTTCGGAGAACATCTCCAACGTCCTGAAGCTCTATCGCTGCCTGCGCAAGACCGACAAGACGCAGCCGCGGCAGATGGTGTTTTACGATCCCGGGGTCGGCACGGTGACGGAACCGACGACGTGGCACCGCTGGAAGGCCAACATCAATCTGGTGCTGGGGCTCGCCACCGGCTACGGGCTCGATGACAACGTGCTCTCGGCCTATTGCTTCCTGATCGAGCACTACGCGCCCGGCGACCACATCTACCTGTTCGGCTTCTCGCGCGGGGCCTATACGGTGCGGGTGCTGGCGGGGCTCATTCATAAAATCGGCCTGATCTCGCCGGAGCAGGCGAACCTCGCAGGAAGCGGCATGGTCGCCTACAAGCAATATTCCGGCACCGGGCGCGGCAACGAGGTCGAGGACCTCCGCGATGTCGCGGTGGACGATCAGGGACCGCTGCCGCAGGGCAAATTCGACCTCGCCGCGCAGTTCGCGCGCATCACCTCGACGCGCTGGCCGACCATCCACTTCATCGGCGTCTGGGACACGGTGGCGAGCGTGATCGTGCCGCGGCGCGACAATCTCTTCTTCGTGTTCAGCCTGGAGGAACTCGCCTTCACGCGGCGCAATCCGAGCGTCAACATCTTCCGCCAGGCGATCGCGATCGACGAGCGGCGGCGCATGTTCCGCCTCAACAAATATGTCGAGCCGCAGGACTTCTGGAGCAACCGCTACGTGCCGGACGAGAAGAAGGTGCCGCAGGACATTTTGCAGGTGTGGTTCGCCGGCGTGCATTGCGACGTCGGCGGCGGCTATGCGGAGGCCGAGAGCGGCGAGTCCAAATATCCGCTGATCTGGATGATCGCGGAGGCGGAAAAGGCCGGGCTGAAGTTCAACCCGCGCACCGTGAACCAACTCGCCTGGGGCATCCAGCGCAAGAACTCGCCGTTCCAATACGTCGCGCCGGCCTATGCCGGCAAGACGGGCGAACTGCACAATTCGATGAATGCGGCCTGGCGCGTGCTGGAGTACTTACCGAAGCGCGCGAAGTACAAGGAATGGCCTGACAGGACGGTGGTGCTCGGCTTCTACATCCCCGATTGCGAGCCGCGCCTCATCCCCGAGGGCGCGCATGTGCATGAGAGCGTGTTGAAGCGGATGGCGGCGGAGCCGGACTACCGGCCGGTGAACCTGCCGAAAGAGTATGTCACCGTGCCGATGCCGGTGCCGCCGCATACGGACGCGCCGGCAGAGGAGCACGTGGCGTGA
- a CDS encoding PilZ domain-containing protein — protein sequence MHPRKFVRVKPAGLVSRQAKIITDPRKPVIPCTLIDYSPGGACVDLGGQVSIPDRFELLHVNTKKRCRIAWKRGTRVGVVF from the coding sequence ATGCATCCGCGAAAATTTGTCCGCGTCAAACCCGCAGGCCTGGTGTCCCGCCAGGCCAAGATCATCACCGACCCGCGCAAGCCGGTCATCCCCTGCACGCTGATCGACTATTCGCCCGGCGGGGCCTGCGTCGATCTCGGCGGGCAGGTGAGCATCCCCGATCGGTTCGAGCTGCTGCACGTCAACACGAAAAAGCGCTGCCGGATCGCGTGGAAGCGCGGCACGCGGGTCGGCGTGGTGTTTTAG